From the genome of Alicyclobacillus sp. SO9:
TTACCCACCTGGGTATGGACCTTATACACGACAGCATACTCAACAGGCTCTTAGGTTAATTAAGACGAAAGTTCGTGATGTCTTATCTAAGGAAATTTCGAGCATACGACACCATCGAACTTTCTGTCGTGCGATACAGTATCAATTAAGGGACGGAAGAAATGCCCATCCAGTTAATTATTTCATATTAAACTACGACACTTTGATTGAAGATGCTCTCGCACTAGAAGGAATAGCGTTTAGCGACGGCTTCGTTGGAGGCGCCACAGCGTGGTGGGATCCTACCCCGTTAAATGGCGAAGAGTTTGACTTGGTGGGACGTCGGGGACTAGAAGCTAGAGTCCTAAAATTACACGGGTCGATTGACTGGGTCAAAACGCAAGAGCACGACTTTCCCATGCGACTACGGAATACACTACCTCATGATGAAATTATAGGAAGTGGAGAGTCAGTCGTCATTTACCCGGCATCAGCAAAATACAGGGAAGCACAATATGATCCCTTTTCACGAATGATGATCAGTTTTCGGCATTCCTTATCATCGCAAATGGATCAAGTTCTCGCAATTTTAGGATATAGCTTTGGCGATGCTCACATAAACGCTGATATCATTGACGCCATTAAGCGTAGCCAAGGCGGTCTCTCATTAGCAGTGTTTTTAGGACTCGATGAATTACCTCCACCCCTACGTTCCTGGATAAATGACCCCCTACTTCAGCCTAAGGTCATCATATTTGGCAAAAAGCGTGTTTGGGAAAATGGATCGGTCGTTTTCGAATCGGAAAGTGAGTTGGAATGGTATAAGTTCGAAGTTCTAGCAACTATGCTGTCAAAGGAGACAAACTAATGGCGTATGCGAGACCTGAAAGCAAACTAAGGATTGGGTCTATTCTCGAAGTGGATGGTACACATGTAATTGCCGAACTCGATAGCAATATTGATGAGTTGACAAGAGTTCATAACGCACATGTTTATTCAATAGGACAGTACGGGTCAATACTGAAGATATACTTTGGAGAACGCATTCTCTTTATGTTCGTCTCTAGGCTTAGGTTAAAAACAGAATTAGAAGGAGAACGGGGTAGCTATACACCCAAAGCTGATGACTCTCGTATTTTGGAAGCTGACTTGTTTGGTGAAGGTGTGTGGGCTACTGACGATTCAGGCAAGTACGCTCTGAAGTTTGAACGGGGAGTAAGTACCTACCCTTTACCCCAACAAAGCGTTTACCTCACAACGAGCACGGAATTAAAAGATATTTACCGCTCAACCAATTCTGAGGATGCCATTCCAATTGGAACGTATGTCGGATCCGCTTCAGTTCAATGTTTTGCAAGCATTGATGATTTGTTTGGAAAGCACTCCGCAATTCTAGGGTCCACGGGTTCGGGCAAGTCTGCGGCTGTTTCTGTATTACTGCATGCAGTGCAAAATTTCCGGATATCAGAAGGAATCGACTGGCACCCCCACATCATAATTTTAGACCCACACGATGAATATTCAACTGCTTTTCCTAACGCAGCGAGGCTAGTGTCTGACGAAGGAAGCCTGCATATTCCATATTGGTTGTTAAATTTGCAAGAACTATTAGATTTATTTATAGGTAAGACTGAATTTCAAGCTACATCCCAAACTAACATCTTAAAAAATGCTATCCAGAAATCCAGAGTGGACGGGACCACGAATCTTAACATCGATAAGACGAAAATCAGCGTAGACTCACCGGTTCCATTCTCACTTGAGACTCTAATTCAATACATAAAGGATGACATGCCGCCACAGCCGTCGAAACAAGATAAACATCAGTCGCTTTTGAACAAGATTGATGCCCTACGACGAGATTCAAGACTCAGTTTCTTAATGAACGAATGGAGTAGTGAGTCCGATGAAATATCGGTCATCCTATCTCAATTCATTAACCGTGACGATCCCATGCGAATTGTCGATTTATCAGGAATACCAAGCGACGTTGGGGGAATCATCGCTGCTGTCATTTCACGACTCTTGTTCATGTATAAATTGTGGCAAAAACCGGACGAACGAAAGGGTGACCCGGTACTCATCGTCTGTGAAGAAGCACATCGCTACGTGCCCAATAGAGGGGAAGCAGAATACACAGCGGCTCAAGACGCCATTCGACGCATTGCAAAAGAAGGGAGAAAGTACGGGCTTGGACTGTTATTAGTGTCACAGCGCCCCAGTGAATTAGAGGCCACCGTGCTTTCCCAATGCAACACCTGGCTTGTGCTTCGCTTGACCAACTCTGAAGACCAAGCTCATGTTATTCGCTTTCTTCCAGATTCGTTGCGTTCTCTCACCAAAGTCTTACCTGGGCTCAGACGCAGAGAAGCTATTTTTGTCGGACAAGCTGCACCCGTGCCAGCAAGAATATTGATGGATGACTTAGAATCCTGGAAACTGCCTCGGTCACAGGACATATCGTTCTTGGAGGGCTGGAGAAGTGACCCTGTTGACGGAGGAGATTTAGATAGTGTTATTGAACGATGGCGCTATCAGGTTCGAACAGAGTTAGAGGGAGGTTCCCCCGGTGAATAAAACACGGTGTGCTCTGTTAACTACACGTAAAATCTCACTGACAATGAGAAGTTAAAAAACAGGAGTGGATTACGATGCGTATCACTAGAATCTTCGCACGTCATTTCTTATCATTCGGCGACAGTTTCGAATTTACATTTCAATCACAAAAAGGAACAGTTCTAGTTGGGCCGAACGGTCACGGAAAATCAAACGTTTTACGCCTCTTGAAAACACTGCTAGACGTCCTTGAGAGTCGTTACCTTAATTTAGAAGAACCTGCCCTATATGCATCACGCTATGCAGACTTCGGCAAGGAAATTCGTTCATATGAGATCGGATTTGACTTTGCGCTACACTCAGCAACCGAAAGAGATTTGTTACAAAAGTTTATAAGAGACCTCATTTCTTTCCCGAACTATGAGGTGTTTCGTAGAATTTGTGTTGACTCTAATGAAAAAAATGTAGAACCGATACCAGAACGACGTATCGCCGTCCAAAATTTCTTACTTAATTATCTTGAAATTCCTGAAGACTTTTGTCTGGACAATGGGACACTACGTTATAGAGTAGAGCCGTCTGACCCCCACAATTCTCGCTTGGATATCGAATTCCCCGATATGGGTCTAATTATTCCGTTACGAGATGGGATACTGATCCCTAAAGTCAACAACGGATCTTATTCCGGAAAGCCGCTTTCACAGGTCTACTTTGAGTCGTTGCCAGAAAAAACTTTTAAACAATTACAATCGTTTCTTGCAGGAGAAACATCGACTATGCCGACCTTCTCTAAACTAAATATGAAGCTCATATCAAAAACGATTAGAGACAACTCTCTAAATGTTGACTTGGAGTTGAATCGTCGTGAGCAACAAAAGGAGACATCTTACATACGTTTGAGCCTTCTTCAGGCATTGAAAGTGGCTTTACACGGTTCTGAAATCGTCAAGCTGTCAGACTTGTATCGTAAATTGATATCTGAAAGTATTTTTATCATGGATAGTTGGCACCAAAACACAGAGGTGATTTTACGTCCCTGCACCCCAGATGTCTCTTTGATACAAAATAGAGAGCTACCCCTGTACCTATTTTTAATGAAGAATGGGACTTTTAGTGAGCGAACAAAATATGACACAATCCGCTCCCAGTTCAGAAACCTCACTGGAGCGGAAATGGACGTTATAGTAAAACATCGAACCCGAATCTTGAGACAAAACGAAACTGTAGAAGAACAGTATATTACCCTCACTACTAACGAAGATATTCCTATGTCGTTTAGCGGATCCGGTCGTGAACAAGTGATAACACTACTAACATTGGCTCAACTAGACCAGCACATCATCGGCATAGATGAACCTGAACGTAACCTTCATCCCTGGTTTCAAAGTAGAATTGGCATAGAATGGATTGACAGCCTAACACAGCACTTGGTAATCACGCACTCTCCATTTATTGCGGCATCGTTCGGAATCGAGCAAATTCGACGAGTTTATATGTCAAACAAATGGTCTGCTGTAACTAACTCTATTGACTCACACCAAATATCAAAGTCCGGACTGAAGCGCCTAACTCAATCTTCGGACGATTTTCTTTTCCTATTTGCAAAGTGCGTAATACTCGTTGAAGGATATGGAGAAATCTTCGGTCTGCCGATTTGGTTGAATCAATGGACAAATAGGGAATTTGGTCTCAGTGCAGAGGCTCTGGGAATACACATCCAAAATGCAACAGGTAAGAGTAGGATTACCTCTTTCATTAGTTTATATAAACAGTTTCACATCCCCTGGGTTGCCCTGTATGATGCGGATATCTTACGAAAATTCAACAATAAAGGGGAAGAACTTTCAGAGAACAAGAAAATATTCCGAGAACTCGCCTCTATGGGGTTGATGCAGGAGGATGAGATCACGTTAGGAGAGAAGAGCGAAATTGACAAATTTCCAATAGGAACCGACAACAACATCTTTTTAAGAGGCAACAAGCTATCCGATAAGTGGGAGACCCTCAAGGTAGATCCAGACTTAAAGCAAGAGGCAAGAGACACCGTTGGAAAGGGACCTCAGATGTGGCAATACATTGCGGACCATATGAAAGTCCCGAAAGAGTTTGAAACTCTTTTTGCACGAGCCCGTGAGTTGGGGAATGTAACACAGTAATAGCCCTCTGGTTGGCTCTTTATGTTCACCTTCGCTTATGTCAGGAGAAATGAGTAATGAATCCCATCAGTCTCGAAAGTAGTTTGCAATCTAATTTCTACACACTCCCCGCAAGCCCAGCGGAAGGCGAGGTAAGTATATTTCGACACTGGATAAACTCGTTTAAGTCAATCACGGATGATGTTCACGTTGAAGAATACCATGGGAGTAAGCACCAAGTTAGCTACACACCTAGTCGGCCATGGAGAAATTCCCCTGCCTGCACGTGGTGAACTTTCGGATGTTATGCAGCTCAGTTTTAGTCTCAAAACGCAAGATGTTCGATTGTCCTTCATTCAAGCAAAACTAGAAAAATCAAAGAATTTCATGGGACCTCTCCTTCGTTTTGGCTTAACGTAGAGCAATATGGTCTTCTACATCATCGCCCGAAAAGATCTGGCATCCCTCCTTTTTCTCCACCACCCGACCTCTTGGATTCAGCAATATTGAAATTAGTAGGTTCATTTTTATTCTTATATGAAATCAGCGGCCGATATGAATCTTACTATTCTTATGATGAAAATGTGGACCTAAGAACAACGAGTCCGTCCTATAACGGAGCACGAGTCTAATTGTTAATTTGTAATAAAATTACACGACTTCTCAGGATACAGTGAACAAATAGCAGCGAGCAATATATGATTTTGGAATTGGAGTGAACAGCGGGAGCATCGGCACACCAGTCCGGACACATAGCACTAACACCCCGTTAAGGAATTGGGCCCGACAAACGCTTAAAGGTCTCGAGGATTCAGAAATGAAGAATGAATTTATGGGTGTAATTGGCCCCTCTGCGGATTCAAATAAGACAAAATACCTTCCGCAATGTCACGTCGTTATCGTTCGGTCGAGCGAAAATGGCAGCTTTACACCAATAGAGCCTGAAAGCAGGGGAGACCACTTTTACACTGAACACACAATCGACATAACCGACATGAGAGGTGACCGTTGAGCGTCTTCTTTCGCAAACCAAACACGGGTTGCAAAGCTATGGGGTCGTTGCAATGGTTCCTGAATAGAATCCAGTTAAATCGTGACTCACCGATATCCACCAGGCTTATTCAACTGGTATCCAGTCATCCGCAATGAGATCGCTAACAGTGAAAAGATAAGGTAATGATGTTGACTGTGTGCTCTGTCCTTCAGCTGATAAGTCGGATTCATCATCATTTCGAGACATGTATGGTGTTTCACTCCTTCGATGGATCCAAAATGTAATCATTTGCGGAAGAAACACCATTAAAGACTCAATCGTAGGGATGGTTGTCAGAACGTCAGTGGGGCGATAGTTGGCATCATGGATTATACGATGCCTGTACTTCAGAATGTCATTCAGAGTGGAGCGGACTGAAAAGAACTGGTCGAGCGAGAAGATAGTAAATCTGTCCACCCGGGCAACCACACATTTAAGTTGAAATTCACTAATTGCAGATATAAACTCACCTCCATCACAAAGTGGGCTGAAGGCACTCTCGATATCCTTTAAGTTTTGAAAATTAAACATCTGACTGATAAATTCAGCATGGGTCACTCCATCTGCGACGTCGTCGTCAGGATGTTCACTTAATTCAGACTGTGTAAAAGTACAAATTGTCATGTAGAATTTAGGCTGATTATTCAGAAGAAAGACAAACGTATCTCTCAAAAATGTTTCTAAGCATCCTACTAGTGAAACGATATACTGAGATACTGGTACAAGGAGAAAATCCTTGTCTTTCGGAGTATCCTGC
Proteins encoded in this window:
- a CDS encoding HEPN domain-containing protein — protein: MQKKKRLTPYLFDVILSMKETRDEIDRYCVNFLRNVSRYSIFMHSVLQDTPKDKDFLLVPVSQYIVSLVGCLETFLRDTFVFLLNNQPKFYMTICTFTQSELSEHPDDDVADGVTHAEFISQMFNFQNLKDIESAFSPLCDGGEFISAISEFQLKCVVARVDRFTIFSLDQFFSVRSTLNDILKYRHRIIHDANYRPTDVLTTIPTIESLMVFLPQMITFWIHRRSETPYMSRNDDESDLSAEGQSTQSTSLPYLFTVSDLIADDWIPVE
- a CDS encoding SIR2 family protein, coding for MDPIDYYEQRILELLSHTRLSFLIGAGCSRCAGLPLMGQLTDEVYSTLTDKEENNQNNLPLKLLTEIKRRYESAHNATIEDYLSELQDIDAILERQEARGVTDTVYPPGYGPYTRQHTQQALRLIKTKVRDVLSKEISSIRHHRTFCRAIQYQLRDGRNAHPVNYFILNYDTLIEDALALEGIAFSDGFVGGATAWWDPTPLNGEEFDLVGRRGLEARVLKLHGSIDWVKTQEHDFPMRLRNTLPHDEIIGSGESVVIYPASAKYREAQYDPFSRMMISFRHSLSSQMDQVLAILGYSFGDAHINADIIDAIKRSQGGLSLAVFLGLDELPPPLRSWINDPLLQPKVIIFGKKRVWENGSVVFESESELEWYKFEVLATMLSKETN
- a CDS encoding ATP-binding protein yields the protein MAYARPESKLRIGSILEVDGTHVIAELDSNIDELTRVHNAHVYSIGQYGSILKIYFGERILFMFVSRLRLKTELEGERGSYTPKADDSRILEADLFGEGVWATDDSGKYALKFERGVSTYPLPQQSVYLTTSTELKDIYRSTNSEDAIPIGTYVGSASVQCFASIDDLFGKHSAILGSTGSGKSAAVSVLLHAVQNFRISEGIDWHPHIIILDPHDEYSTAFPNAARLVSDEGSLHIPYWLLNLQELLDLFIGKTEFQATSQTNILKNAIQKSRVDGTTNLNIDKTKISVDSPVPFSLETLIQYIKDDMPPQPSKQDKHQSLLNKIDALRRDSRLSFLMNEWSSESDEISVILSQFINRDDPMRIVDLSGIPSDVGGIIAAVISRLLFMYKLWQKPDERKGDPVLIVCEEAHRYVPNRGEAEYTAAQDAIRRIAKEGRKYGLGLLLVSQRPSELEATVLSQCNTWLVLRLTNSEDQAHVIRFLPDSLRSLTKVLPGLRRREAIFVGQAAPVPARILMDDLESWKLPRSQDISFLEGWRSDPVDGGDLDSVIERWRYQVRTELEGGSPGE
- a CDS encoding TOPRIM nucleotidyl transferase/hydrolase domain-containing protein, with product MRITRIFARHFLSFGDSFEFTFQSQKGTVLVGPNGHGKSNVLRLLKTLLDVLESRYLNLEEPALYASRYADFGKEIRSYEIGFDFALHSATERDLLQKFIRDLISFPNYEVFRRICVDSNEKNVEPIPERRIAVQNFLLNYLEIPEDFCLDNGTLRYRVEPSDPHNSRLDIEFPDMGLIIPLRDGILIPKVNNGSYSGKPLSQVYFESLPEKTFKQLQSFLAGETSTMPTFSKLNMKLISKTIRDNSLNVDLELNRREQQKETSYIRLSLLQALKVALHGSEIVKLSDLYRKLISESIFIMDSWHQNTEVILRPCTPDVSLIQNRELPLYLFLMKNGTFSERTKYDTIRSQFRNLTGAEMDVIVKHRTRILRQNETVEEQYITLTTNEDIPMSFSGSGREQVITLLTLAQLDQHIIGIDEPERNLHPWFQSRIGIEWIDSLTQHLVITHSPFIAASFGIEQIRRVYMSNKWSAVTNSIDSHQISKSGLKRLTQSSDDFLFLFAKCVILVEGYGEIFGLPIWLNQWTNREFGLSAEALGIHIQNATGKSRITSFISLYKQFHIPWVALYDADILRKFNNKGEELSENKKIFRELASMGLMQEDEITLGEKSEIDKFPIGTDNNIFLRGNKLSDKWETLKVDPDLKQEARDTVGKGPQMWQYIADHMKVPKEFETLFARARELGNVTQ